Proteins encoded within one genomic window of Elusimicrobiota bacterium:
- a CDS encoding alanine--glyoxylate aminotransferase family protein, giving the protein MKKHFLVTPGPTPIPPQVAQKESLPILHHRTEEFGKIFIEAIEGMKYIFQTKNDTFIMASSGTGAMESAVVNLLSPGDEVLVASSGVFGNRWGKMCEAYGIKPILIESEWGNCIKPEQIESELKKNPKIKVVFASHTETSTGVVFDLKAIGEIVSKTPAILVVDAISGLAGQPLYTDTWKLDVVVSGSQKGLMCAPGLAFVAVNQKAWPVVEAAKLPRFYWDYRKMKKSVENKETPFTPAVTLIVALNEAINMIKTEGIENVFARTEKLAKATRSALEAMNLQLFADKSCVCNVLTSAKVPEGVDGGKIVKTLRQEFGISIAGGQDKLKGKIIRLAHMGYIDQFDLIAAFTGLEIVLSKLGHKLEPGKSIAVAERNLA; this is encoded by the coding sequence GTGAAAAAACATTTTTTAGTTACTCCCGGGCCTACACCGATACCGCCCCAGGTTGCGCAAAAAGAATCGCTGCCGATATTGCATCATAGAACTGAAGAATTCGGTAAAATATTTATTGAAGCTATTGAAGGCATGAAGTACATATTCCAGACAAAAAATGATACGTTTATTATGGCAAGCTCAGGCACCGGCGCGATGGAATCCGCTGTGGTGAACCTTTTATCTCCAGGCGATGAAGTTCTTGTAGCCAGTTCCGGCGTTTTTGGCAATAGATGGGGCAAAATGTGCGAAGCTTACGGCATAAAACCAATTTTAATAGAATCAGAATGGGGAAACTGTATAAAACCAGAACAGATTGAAAGCGAATTGAAAAAAAATCCGAAAATAAAAGTTGTATTTGCTTCTCATACCGAAACATCTACCGGAGTGGTTTTTGACCTTAAAGCAATCGGTGAGATAGTAAGCAAAACACCTGCAATCCTGGTAGTTGATGCAATCAGCGGGCTAGCCGGTCAGCCGTTATACACAGATACCTGGAAACTTGATGTTGTTGTATCAGGTTCGCAAAAAGGGCTTATGTGCGCCCCCGGGCTGGCTTTCGTTGCCGTAAACCAGAAAGCTTGGCCTGTCGTAGAAGCGGCAAAACTTCCAAGGTTTTACTGGGATTACCGCAAAATGAAAAAATCAGTAGAAAACAAGGAAACGCCGTTTACGCCTGCAGTGACTTTGATTGTTGCGCTCAATGAGGCGATAAACATGATAAAAACCGAAGGAATAGAAAATGTTTTTGCGAGGACCGAAAAACTTGCGAAAGCCACCCGCAGCGCTCTTGAAGCGATGAACCTGCAGCTTTTTGCCGACAAATCCTGTGTTTGTAATGTGTTAACCAGCGCAAAAGTCCCGGAGGGCGTTGACGGCGGGAAAATCGTTAAAACATTAAGGCAGGAATTTGGTATTTCCATTGCCGGCGGTCAGGATAAATTAAAAGGTAAAATTATCCGCTTGGCGCATATGGGCTACATTGACCAGTTTGATTTAATAGCGGCATTTACAGGGCTGGAAATAGTTTTGTCAAAACTGGGCCACAAACTGGAACCCGGAAAATCCATAGCTGTCGCTGAGAGGAACCTGGCATGA